The DNA region ATgcactttcaaaaaaaaaattattgtcaaTAAAGATGACgacaacaaatatattttattagtttattttcaatttttaatatttcgttttattttttctcagaTTTATTTTCTGTAGTATTTTTGTGTGGTTACAAGTTTAGTACTCTGTAATTATTCAAAAACTTTCTGTACAATAACACAAAATCAAAACACACtagaaaataattatagaaGATAGATTTGTGATTTTCTCCATAAAAAATCACtttaagatataaaaaaaacaaagtaagaACAAATCAGTTAGGGAATTGATCTAATACCAAACCAAAGCAAGCATAGATCAAAGTTAGTTTGGTTCTTACTATCTAATAAAATGTTAAGgttgaataaaaataaactagattATGGTTTTAGATAAATTCCACTATAGAAATCATAAAAGTTAGTTTTACATGTGGTATGAGAGCCATTATAATGTTTAATTCACTGTAATTAACTTAAATATGGATACGTACGGGATTTGTTAAGTGTGCCTTCATGATCTTGTTGTCACCTTATAGTGAATGTGgcaattttaaaatagttataatatcttagtaattttttttttacaattttttttgttgaaatgttAACTTTATAACAACAAAAAAGAATGATACAATCGTTTGATCCTAAACTATGGGATCAAAGGACAATGGAGAAACAAAAGAGCGACGAGCACAAGAACGCTCTACTTTCACTTGGGACAAataggaaaagaagaagaaaaacagaagaaatGATAATTTAGGACTTCCAGGAGTTAAGGCAATATTGCCTTAGAGTTCCATTTTTGCAGCCCTTCATTATCTTCTTGGTCTGTACTTCCTTGCTGCAGTGCCAGTAGGCGGTTCTGCATTTCACGATGGATGGTTCGAGCAATGTATACTGTGGAGTTTGGAGAGTGATGGTGGCGACGCCCATTTCTCTCTCTCCAAATCCAGTATATTGATGCTTGAAAAGCCATCTTCACAAGTTGAAAGTCCAGCTTATTGAGCCTGTTATTCCTAAGGCTTGCAAGCGTCCTAGACCAGTCTGGTTTGATGCGAGATTCAAGGAATCGGTTCATCAACATAAACCATACTGTGAATGTGAATAGGCAGGCAAAGAAGAGGTGGTCACGCGTCTCATTTGGTTCACCGCACAACGGACATATCTGGATCAGACCCCATTGTCTCATTCTATCTCCCGTATCTAGTCTGTTACGGCAAGCTAGCCAAGTAATAAATGCTTGGCGTGGAAGAGCTTGCGGAAACCATACAATTCGGAACCAATCCACTTTGACATGAGTTGTTCTTAGCTGGTCCCACGTAGCTTTGGAGACAAACTTCTCCTCATATCGATCTTGTCCTTGCTTCCAAAGGGGTCTATCCTCGCCAGCTTCAGGTCTTGGGGGAGGTACTCTATTTATTTTCTCAATTATTTCCTGCATAACTCGGCCACGGCATCTCCGTAACTTCCAACCCAAAGCATCCGCAGCATCAGCTACCTTTGCTTTCCGACCAATGCCCAGAAATATTGTTCCCGCAGCTCCCGAGGCATGGATCAGAGGTTGTGAGCCACACCAAATGTCCGTCCAAAAGTGAGTACTAGCACCATCTCTAATGTCAGACTTGAAGAAAGTAGACGCAACATCCCTGAGCTTTAAAAGTTTCCGCCACATCCAGGAACCGCAAGTAGTATTCGGTGATATATCCCAATAGGATGAATCCCGAATAAGATAATGAGTCACCCATGAGACCCAAAGGGAAGACTTTCTTGAAAGAACCAACCATATTAGCTTCAGCGAGAAAACCATTGACGTGTCCCTCAAGCTTCGAATTCCCAACCCTCCTTCATTTTTAGGAACAGACAGATCGGACCAAGCTACTTTTGCTTTAGAGGAGATGATAGGGGATCCTGACCACAGAAAGGCTGAACACATTTGTTCAATTCTCTGTAAACAGCCGGTGGGAAGTCTAAAAGCAGAGCACCAAAAGTTTGAGGTACTTGTGATTACTGACTTAATGAGCTGCAATCTTCCAGCATATGAGAGGGTCTTGCTAGTCCAAGATAAAAACCGAGAGCGAATCTTATCGATAAGCGGTTCGTAATCCAGACGAGTCATATTTTTTGTGGTCAGGGGTAATCCGAGGTATCGAATTGGCAGAGTTTCCAGAGGTATACCCAATTGAGTAGCTCGCTCCCGCAGATCAATCAATGTAGCTCCCGCCATGTAAAGTGCAGACTTGCTCATATTAATAGCCAAACCCGATTCCCTCTCAAACTCTTTGAGGACCTCCACTACACCAGATAAAGAGTGGGCAGAACCATCAGTGAAAATAAACAGATCATCTGCAAAACTTAAATAGGTTAAGTCAACTTCTTTGCACTTTGGGTGGTATCCAAATCTGCCAAGTCTTGCTGCTTTATTTAACCGGAACGTCAGTACATTGATGATAATGACAAACAGGATCGGCGAAAGAGAGCAGCCCTGTCTCAGCCCACGAGAACTTTTAAAGAATCCCTCAAGATCACCGTTTACATTAACCGAGAAAGTCGCAGTAGAGATAACCCATGAATCCAGTCAATAAaaatcaaaccaagtcaaatatTCACTGAAATTATACAATATGTGTTAGAATTTTCATATCCAGATAAATCAAATATTCACTGAAATTTCAAACCAATAACTCAATATATTAGGATTGATACTAATATCTTCAGATATTTTTTCGTTAACAAAACCAAGTCATTCGTAAAGAAACTTATGGTTAGACTTAACATCATTTTACTTGTTCATAAACATGCAACATGAAATCAATAATATGTTTGATTCTTGAAAATAAcgttcttttaattttttttttctgtgaagcaattttttttaactatttttaaaattcttctATAACCAAATAGACAAACATATCAAAGTTGAAGCGCACCAAAAAATCAACAATATTTTGACATTTTCTGTCTTATTCATACCACAATCACAATAGaaaaactagattaggacccgccctaaatggcggaaattgatttgtcaaatttcaattaataatatatggtatatataatatgtgtatataatattatatatattttgtgtaacatttatatatatatatacatattagacatatatataatatttattaaatatatatagaatttaatagtgttatcatttgtgttgtacttgttattagtttgtatttaatcttttttcatttttagtataataatttattttgtcacaccttttaccttttaacttatacacatagttatgttatttttcaaaaaaaaacttatacacatagtctcgtaaaatgtaatatataaaaaaacatatttaaaaaatctactgaccatatgccaccattatttggttgtttgaacaaaaaaaaatcatgttcttgcataactgtgtatgttgtgatatgatgtaggtgaagagtaaatatatggaagtaaagttagtgatacgaacatgagcctatgttgatttatgtcacaattatttgggttttggaagatcaatgagcataagcatatacggtctttgtatgcttacgttgtaaatgagtcggatattttttctcttatgtctggaatgatatgcactcgttgatttaagagtggttcagttttatatgatctaattatattaagagattaaccaaaaatattataaaagtgttactggttaggtttaactaatctatgttggttaagatttggtttaatttaagttggtaggttgcattgtataggaggcatgatatattctagcaataactatgaaagagtccaaaatttaaatgagaacttcaaatagtagataatccctaaattaatagattagatgattatttttatatagttagtcaataataataatatataagaaaatcttCAATATTGTTAGTTACTAAagtatatttgttttcaaaggcaaaaaaaaaattgtgatagATTGTTATGGTTTGATTACCTTTTGGGAATTGAGGCTTACGGTTAGAAATTTTCTTGTGATTTGTTGAAGGGAACCATTTACTGTCAGCAATTTTCAGGACCAGCTTCTCTCTCTACTCTCCAGAACCTCCCATATGACAATGATATGTGCTCTGTAAGTGGATCTTTGCTCGTATATTCTGTAGAAAGGAAACTTTGTTTCGGATACCAACTCTTTATGTAACTATCTTGCAGAACCCGAACCCAAGCGAGCTAGCGTTACCACCCGAGACCACTACTTACACATCTGCCACCACCAGCATCTCCACATGGGCTTCAAATTACCCGTTGCACTAAGCCATTCCTCAATCAGAAACTCACTTCCCCTAAACACATTTGTCCATAAAAGCTTTGCTTGTTCCTTTTCTGTCTATGAAACTTCcagattttctctctttttttcacTGATATTCGTGACACATACAATGAAAGCTAATAGATATATGTACAGATTCATAACAGACTGCTTTTTTTAGTCACATGCATCTGCATATATAAATGAATTCTTCTTAGATTTAGGTAGCTTTTCTACATTATTAGACGGTCCAATTCAACCTGTGATTTTTTGGCCTTGGTACTATAATCTTCTTAGTCCATCTTTATAAAGGTTACTAGAAGTGACGTGTGTGTCGTGTGTGGTGGTGTAGAAGCTCAACTGTCGGATTTGACTACCTGTTCTTTTTACAGTCGCTGACGCAGCGGTGAATGACCAAAATTATAACCGACTTTTTGCCCAAGTATGTGGAGAACACCGCTGGCATCCTACTTTCCTTCATTAATATCAGACGCAGCTCCCTTTTAACTGTCGCTGGTTTACACAGCGTCATGGAAAACACCGGCGGCCGTTGTAAAAAGTGATCGCAGCGGCAACTCGTTTGTTCTCTACCATTTATCTTTCCGATTTTGATGAGTAAATTTTGAGACGCTGACGCTGCGTCAGCGACCATAAAAAGAACAGGCCTATATGTTTGCTTACAAATCAGCTTGCATTTTGATACAACATAGTCCCTCATTTACCATTGTTTTCAAAACTCAAATTTGATGCTTATCTTCTCAGCACAACCATCTCATTGAGCTTTGAGAAAAGAAGCTAAGAGGATCCCTTGCAATAACTTGTAAAATTTATTCTTCCTTACATGTATGAATTTACAGGAacaaattttatgataaaatcaaatattcatGTTAAGTTACAATCACAGTAACACAccaaatcaagaaaaaaatcatatgaaatGGAGGTTGCACTTTAATGAAACTCGGGGGAGAGCAAGCAGGTTAGCCCACAAGAACTcccggttgttgttgttgtctgagTTAAAAGCAACTTTCACAGTTTCAAGACATTCCAACTTGCCTAAGAAATGTCTCATCTGTTTCAGCTCTTGAAAAGAACCTCCATACTCTGATATCTCTAGCACCTTCACATGACATGTCTCTAAACAGCATACTATCTCCTCCTCTTTCACAATTTTCCTCTTTTTATTCGCTCTCTTATTCTTCTGCTTCTTGAAGATGCAAGGGCATGCATCTCCGCATCTATTTGTTACCCTGTGCACAAGACCCTGAAACCAAAGACCAGTTAGACATGAATAACAAGTAACGATAACAGAAAAAAGTATCTCAGtgaaagaaaattgaaaacaataCCTTGATGACTAAGGTTTCTAGATTTGGACAACTCTTGAGCAAAAGTGGCATTGCTTGCCAACCTTTCTCCTTGTCACTCTCGATAGATAACTTAAGGAGGTTACTGAACACAGGCATGGATTTACAGCAGAAATGAAACGTCTGCTCACAAGAAGAAAACTCGTACATAAGTAGAGAAAACAATCAATAGACGAAAGAGGAAAAAAGAAACTGACCTCAAGGGACTCTGGAGAGAGGTGAAGGGTTGTAATGTTTCTTATACCAAGAACTAGATTTGTAACATCACCAAATATAGGCGCCTCATCATAATCAGTAATGGAATCCCATAACTTCAGACTCAGTCTAACTTCAACAAGCATGTCCAAATCAATAAACTCATAATTTTCAGCGACATAACTAGAATAGTCAAGGTAGACAAGACTTGGTGCATCAAAACAAACCACTCCGTAAAAGCCGGATCTATCTCTGTGGCTGGGAACGGTAATACCGGTATAAACCACAAGTCGCTTGATGGATGCACTTTGCACATGCAGACCGCAACCTGGCGGCACAGGATAATCACCATCACGTATATATAGGTCTTCCAGCAGAGAGCAGCCATCGATAAGCCGACAATAGTTGGGATGATCGAGCCCTGAAACTGACAAGAGAGACAGTGACTTGAGCGCTGGGAGAAACACACGCTTAACTTCAATGAAGAATTCACAAGATATTGTGAGCTTAACAAGTGTGTTGCTCGTTAACAACTCTGTTTCTATTTCAAGACCAGCAAAGCGTGCGGCGTGCAAGTGTAGCTCCAATAAACCACGTCCCAATGCAGTCGTAATCCAACGCGTGAAACAACTGCAGACACGAGCGTATAAATAATATGTGTCAACGCTGTGGCCATGAGGCCCATGACCATATACATGTACACGACTCAGAGAGAGTTTCTTGATGATGGGAGATTTGCTTAGCAGAGCAAAAGTGTTTTCGACGAAATCTAAGAATCGATGTGAACCACTTGTTGTTTCTTCTTCGTTGGGATAAACAACCGCCGACTCATCAAAGCAAAGGCTGTCGATAAGACACAACAGATTCCTCCACCTCTTGGACAGAGCAGATGTGGAAGCAGCCACTTTTGTCGGAACTAAAGACAGGATTCTGCCGAGAATCTCATCTGGCAAATTGCTGATCAAATCTTCTCTAGACGAATCCATACCAAATCAATTAGGGCTAATCCGTTTGCAACTTAACCAACCCAGAAGCAAAGATGATTCTTCGGATCGAAAGACAGGATATGAGACAAACTTACGAAGCCAGAGGAGACGAGGGAGATCGAGAAAGCTTTTGGGTAGAACAACTGTTCCACAGGAGATcgataaagtttttttttttggacaacgaTAAAGttccttttaaaataaataaaataaatggtGAATTGGCGTAATAGCCTTATTTCTAAGCGAAATAAAGAgaataaatatgattttgacataatgtaTTTACTGTCTTTTTGCCTTCATTCTATCTGGTAATACCCTTCTAAGGGACATCTAACCGGTTTCCTTCAAATAAAGCAACAACGTGGTTCGTTTGTATCCCATAGTAACAATGAGAGAATTTAAGAAGCACGTGGAatgaaaatcaaaaaaaaaaattatgcagaAAGAAGAGTAGATGAATATCGTAAGTGTAAAAAACGTTAAACAAACGGAGAATCCAAGAAGCGTATTTCCATACTATATATCATAGATAGAATACTAGAAATACAAATATACTTCAAATTCAAAGAGCATGTACATAATATAGCGACAATTGAAATGTGCATCATACAAGCAAAGTATGTAATATTTTACCAAATGAAGTCAAATATTGCATAAATAAACATGAACTTAGTCAGTCACCCAACTTGAAAATAGAATGGAACATCATATTGTGCAACTATACTATTCCGTGTGGAGTGGAATATTATGTACATCATATTATTCCAGCTGTTAAGAACATCCACATACTATTCAACTTATTAATAATATGAACAACATAACGTAGATTAAGAACCTACTAATTAAACCACACCCAggttagaaaaatatttgatattaaaCAATAAACCCAAATTAGGGAAATGTAAACCCTAATCTACTGGCAATCCAAATCTTCGGTACATTAAACCCACTTGTCTGAATCCGGGACGCATGCATTTATATTACTCTCAAGAAGCATTATATTCTATATACaccatactattttaaatgcTACTACACGTATACTACAACCACGATTGAGTTATATCGAATACAAAGCTAATAGGGATGGGCAAGAAAATACttaacactaaacactaaaaccaAGTTAGGGAAATATAAACCCTATCCCATTGACATTGTTAACTTTCCAGAAGCGTTATATTCTTAGAAACCGTACTATTTTACATGATATTATATGAATAATACAACCATGATTGAAGTACAGGAAATACAAAGAGAATGTATGGTCCCCCATCTGCAATACTTTACAAAACTGTGACGCAGTCAATATCGTCAAGTCCTCATCCTCTAATGCACTCTTGAGCACTTCAATCCAACAAAGGTTGAAGTAGTTGTCAACCTTTTTCTTTCCAATGGATTCAAAGCATGTCTCGAATAATCTACATGGAAGACCTAAATTGTCTATGCCAAACATGCACAACGAAAGTAAGAGTGTAACACGGTTAGGACATAgcaaattattttgtttgtttatatgaagagttgaatataatttacatgttataaagGGTGATAAAGAATGGTACAGCATACGAGACAAAAGACTTTATCACATCTGAGTGGAAGAGTTAAGCAGCCGTATGAATCTCAgatataatagtataaaaacaGAAAAGTCGACCATTCCATCTCGCATAGAATAGAGCAGGTAGATATCGTGCTACGTACAAGCGCAAACAAAGTAAATTGCAATGCTATCCCACACGGaaaattaaattagtatatTGTGTAATATATATCAGATAAAACACAAGTCAAATGTATGACAGACTAAACACAATGACTAAATCACTAAACTAGGCTATTCAAATGGAAGGGAAAACACAATTCAAATGAAAGCGCATCTAAGTTGAGCAGAGTAGCAAGTGATACTATTTGAAGTGGAATAGTGTAGTTGAAtaattatactccctccgtcccACTTTAAGTGGAGTTTTAGGGAAatttttttgttccattttaagtgatgttttcaagtttCTAGGTAAAagataaatgtattttaatatttttaattatttatattctgtagtataattgtttattggttgaaattaatttaatcattattgtttttaggtaaacgagaaaaatagaataaaagtttgtaatttcttaatcaacgtgcaaaaacctcaaaactcacttattttggaacagagggagtactattTTGAGCCCATAAATTCGTGTACTgtgtaatatatataacaaagaaaacacaaatcgAAGGTATGACAGACTAAACACAGCaacataaaccataaaccata from Raphanus sativus cultivar WK10039 chromosome 8, ASM80110v3, whole genome shotgun sequence includes:
- the LOC108834684 gene encoding F-box/LRR-repeat protein At1g48400 — encoded protein: MDSSREDLISNLPDEILGRILSLVPTKVAASTSALSKRWRNLLCLIDSLCFDESAVVYPNEEETTSGSHRFLDFVENTFALLSKSPIIKKLSLSRVHVYGHGPHGHSVDTYYLYARVCSCFTRWITTALGRGLLELHLHAARFAGLEIETELLTSNTLVKLTISCEFFIEVKRVFLPALKSLSLLSVSGLDHPNYCRLIDGCSLLEDLYIRDGDYPVPPGCGLHVQSASIKRLVVYTGITVPSHRDRSGFYGVVCFDAPSLVYLDYSSYVAENYEFIDLDMLVEVRLSLKLWDSITDYDEAPIFGDVTNLVLGIRNITTLHLSPESLETFHFCCKSMPVFSNLLKLSIESDKEKGWQAMPLLLKSCPNLETLVIKGLVHRVTNRCGDACPCIFKKQKNKRANKKRKIVKEEEIVCCLETCHVKVLEISEYGGSFQELKQMRHFLGKLECLETVKVAFNSDNNNNREFLWANLLALPRVSLKCNLHFI